A window from Setaria italica strain Yugu1 chromosome VIII, Setaria_italica_v2.0, whole genome shotgun sequence encodes these proteins:
- the LOC101763621 gene encoding putative disease resistance protein RGA3, whose product MAAVLDAMIPYVKKLITDMAEEEVSMLLGVSDEITRLEDNMEGIKAFLADAERRRITDQSVQRWVRKLKDAMYDATDIIDLCELEADKRRGSTEDGSSVKKKVSAGCFQPLLFCMRNPVFAHKMGSRIKELNQRLDGIHKEADRFKFSINLGSNPEPRKLTDAERSTQNMTSEFDESAIVGEKIEQDTRELAQLLITGGLHDIKVVSIVGTGGMGKTTLAQKIFNEVTIQEQFEVKVWLSITQHFDEIELLKTAIEHAGGVHGGTQDKTLLTRTLTDTLSTGRRFLLVLDDVWSNQAWSHVLSVPVKNASQKQQGNWVLITTRSEDLAQRMGASFYQHRVSPLNEEDAWSLLTKQLPPSPNQVTGIDYLRDVGMKIVRKCDGLPLAVKVMGGLLSTKSRSEREWEAVLDHHAWSVVGLPKELDSRIYLSYEDLSSQQKQCFLYCSLFPKGTFIRWRHVIPMWISEGFIQPHTDRSSSDDDQLEEIAIEYYKELITRNLIEAQRPLTPYRCTMHDVVRSFAGFMAREESLVVQDMQVASGSNDSLVRRLSIGPTSLVSGLAALQKQSVRTLFINSKLDFELSGSLNSFSMLRVLSIKGGDCDRLVGSLCQLRHLRYLGLEGTNISRLPDNINNMKFLQHIVLPGSIHLENLPRTIIQLVHLRTLDIFGSNDNVVIPKEFGGLRNLRTLCGFRVHMDMDGGWCSLEEIGPLSMLRRLTLHGLEDVSASSLAETARISSKEHLEYMELEWTCSGFMELRDEIKKQQQQEVVEEVLEKLCPPPRIHDLIIKGYFGRTLPNWMMVVEACAFKSLSLLNLKDLPCCTKLPDGLCQLPSLKGLGIADAPAIKSVGSEFQASSSSSTVGRGVIASTSAAFPNLTRLSLVGLCEWEEWDWEEQTVDVTAGTMAMHALEYLVIKDCKLSCLPPGLANNKRHALRDLYLYGLSNLASVENFPSVVELDVFDCPKLKRISGLSKLHKIRIVRCPELEVFQGVPVLDIIVLEDATMETLPGYLACVNPRFLKLGCSKELHDSIISGSSSECEKISHITKLDINCIEEGFR is encoded by the exons ATGGCGGCCGTCCTGGATGCCATGATACCCTACGTGAAGAAGCTCATCACGGACATGGCTGAAGAGGAGGTGTCCATGCTCCTAGGAGTCTCCGACGAGATCACCAGGCTGGAGGACAACATGGAAGGCATCAAAGCTTTCCTCGCGGATGCAGAGAGGAGGCGCATCACTGACCAGAGTGTGCAGAGATGGGTGAGGAAGCTCAAGGACGCCATGTACGACGCCACCGACATCATAGACCTGTGCGAACTCGAGGCTGACAAGCGGAGGGGGTCTACTGAAGACGGCAGCAgtgtgaagaagaaggtgtcAGCAGGTTGCTTCCAGCCGTTGCTCTTCTGCATGCGGAATCCCGTGTTCGCCCACAAGATGGGCAGCCGCATCAAGGAGCTGAACCAGCGGCTGGATGGCATCCACAAGGAGGCAGACAGGTTCAAGTTCAGTATCAACCTCGGTTCCAACCCGGAGCCGAGGAAGCTAACTGATGCTGAAAGGTCTACGCAGAACATGACGTCCGAGTTTGATGAGTCGGCCATTGTTGGTGAGAAGATCGAGCAGGATACAAGAGAGCTTGCACAGTTACTTATCACCGGTGGCCTCCACGATATCAAGGTGGTGTCCATCGTGGGCACAGGTGGCATGGGAAAGACCACCCTTGCCCAGAAGATCTTCAACGAGGTAACCATCCAAGAGCAATTCGAAGTGAAGGTATGGCTCAGCATCACCCAGCACTTCGACGAGATTGAGCTGCTCAAGACAGCAATCGAGCATGCTGGTGGAGTCCATGGAGGGACGCAAGACAAGACGCTCCTCACGCGGACCCTCACCGACACCTTGTCCACGGGCCGCAGGTTCCTCCTGGTCTTGGATGATGTATGGAGTAACCAAGCATGGAGTCATGTTCTTAGTGTCCCAGTAAAAAATGCAAGCCAGAAACAACAGGGGAACTGGGTCCTAATCACTACAAGATCAGAAGACCTGGCCCAACGGATGGGAGCCTCCTTCTACCAACACCGTGTCAGCCCACTGAATGAAGAGGACGCTTGGTCCCTGCTCACCAAACAGCTGCCGCCATCTCCTAATCAG GTAACTGGAATTGATTACCTAAGAGATGTCGGGATGAAAATTGTCAGAAAGTGTGATGGCTTACCGCTTGCTGTCAAAGTGATGGGAGGATTGCTAAGCACAAAGTCCAGAAGTGAGCGTGAGTGGGAGGCTGTTTTGGACCATCATGCATGGTCAGTAGTTGGATTGCCTAAGGAGCTGGACAGCCGAATCTATTTGAGTTATGAGGATTTGTCTTCCCAGCAGAAGCAATGCTTCCTTTACTGTTCACTTTTCCCAAAAGGTACATTTATTCGGTGGCGTCATGTTATTCCCATGTGGATTAGTGAGGGATTCATCCAACCTCACACGGACAGGAGTAGTTCAGATGATGACCAACTAGAAGAAATAGCAATTGAGTACTACAAGGAGTTAATCACTAGGAATCTTATAGAAGCGCAACGTCCTTTAACTCCATACAGATGCACAATGCATGATGTGGTGCGCTCCTTTGCTGGATTTATGGCAAGAGAAGAGTCGCTTGTAGTGCAGGACATGCAAGTTGCCAGTGGTAGTAATGATAGTCTTGTTCGTCGCTTGTCCATAGGACCAACCAGTTTGGTATCTGGATTGGCTGCTCTACAAAAACAGTCGGTAAGAACATTATTTATAAATTCCAAGTTGGACTTTGAGCTGAGTGGTTCGTTGAATAGTTTCTCTATGCTAAGGGTATTGTCTATAAAAGGTGGAGATTGTGATAGGTTGGTTGGTTCCCTATGTCAGTTGAGGCACCTAAGATACTTGGGATTAGAGGGAACAAATATATCTAGGCTGCCAGACAATATCAACAATATGAAGTTCCTACAACATATTGTGCTTCCCGGCTCTATACATTTGGAGAATCTTCCTAGAACCATTATACAACTGGTGCATCTCAGAACTCTTGATATTTTTGGCTCGAATGACAATGTGGTGATACCCAAGGAGTTTGGTGGGTTAAGAAATCTAAGGACACTTTGTGGGTTCCGGGTACACATGGACATGGATGGTGGCTGGTGCAGCTTGGAAGAGATAGGGCCTCTTTCTATGCTTAGGAGGCTTACTTTACATGGTCTCGAGGATGTATCTGCCAGCTCGTTGGCTGAAACGGCCAGGATTAGCAGCAAGGAGCACCTTGAGTACATGGAATTAGAATGGACTTGTAGTGGATTCATGGAATTGAGGGATGAGATCAAGAAGCAACAGCAGCAGGAAGTAGTGGAAGAGGTATTGGAGAAGCTCTGCCCACCACCCCGCATTCACGATTTAATTATTAAAGGATACTTTGGTCGCACGCTACCAAATTGGATGATGGTAGTGGAAGCATGTGCCTTTAAGAGCTTGAGCCTTTTGAATCTGAAGGACCTGCCTTGCTGCACCAAACTCCCTGACGGCTTGTGTCAGCTCCCTAGTCTGAAAGGGTTGGGCATTGCAGATGCACCAGCCATCAAGAGCGTTGGGTCCGAATTCCAGgcatcatcctcttcctcaacTGTGGGAAGAGGCGTCATTGCATCTACatcagcagcttttccaaatcTGACACGTCTTTCTCTGGTAGGCTTGTGTGAATGGGAGGAGTGGGACTGGGAGGAGCAGACTGTGGATGTGACTGCAGGAACCATGGCCATGCACGCTCTCGAGTATCTGGTGATCAAAGATTGCAAGCTGAGCTGTTTGCCACCGGGGCTTGCCAACAACAAGAGGCATGCTCTAAGAGATCTGTATCTGTACGGGCTGAGCAACCTGGCATCTGTGGAGAACTTCCCTTCTGTTGTGGAACTTGATGTGTTCGACTGCCCCAAACTCAAGAGGATTAGCGGCCTCTCCAAGTTGCACAAGATTAGGATCGTCCGCTGCCCAGAGCTGGAGGTGTTTCAAGGTGTCCCTGTACTCGACATCATTGTGCTGGAGGACGCCACCATGGAGACACTTCCAGGATACCTAGCATGTGTGAATCCAAGGTTTCTCAAGTTGGGTTGCAGCAAGGAGCTGCATGACTCCATTATTTCAGGTAGCTCCTCCGAGTGTGAGAAGATCAGCCATATCACCAAGCTTGACATCAACTGCATCGAAGAAGGATTCAGATGA
- the LOC101764163 gene encoding putative disease resistance protein At1g50180 produces MDLVAGAVGSVIAKLGELLHEEYKLQKGLPEKIESLKHELESAQMALSKVGEVPPEQLDPQVRLWASEVREASYDMEDILDTFLVIDDVWDITTWNIIKSALVNNGTGSRVITTTRNGDVASKEEVYELRTLSPDHSEKLFKTRLFGVNGEYPPHHPTEESEKILKKCGGVPLAIITMASLLVGKLREDWVAVCNSPGFYRRKGNQQVDDTEWILSLSYYDLPSYLRTCLLYLSVYPEDYGIEKDSLIWKWIAEGFVEKKTGTSLFQQGEEYFNQLINRSMIQAVESEILGEVYGCRVHDMVLDLICDLSYKENFVTISNDDEGTLPHQNKVRRFYNRDTAIRRLPVNAVGLSTWWALPYARARWVVPEEGDITGGAVYTY; encoded by the exons ATGGATCTTGTGGCCGGGGCGGTGGGCAGCGTCATCGCCAAGCTCGGTGAGCTGCTCCATGAGGAGTACAAGCTGCAGAAGGGCCTGCCTGAGAAGATCGAGTCTCTGAAACATGAGCTCGAGAGTGCGCAGATGGCTCTCAGCAAGGTGGGCGAGGTGCCGCCGGAGCAGCTGGATCCACAGGTCCGGCTGTGGGCTAGCGAGGTCAGGGAGGCGTCCTACGACATGGAGGACATCCTCGACACCTTCCTTGTTATTGACGATGTATGGGACATAACAACTTGGAACATAATCAAATCAGCTTTGGTTAACAATGGCACTGGAAGTAGAGTAATCACAACTACTCGCAATGGAGATGTAGCTAGCAAGGAGGAGGTTTACGAGCTACGCACACTTTCCCCTGATCACTCAGAGAAATTATTCAAAACGAGGCTGTTTGGTGTTAATGGTGAATATCCTCCTCATCACCCTACGGAGGAATCTGAAAAGATACTGAAAAAATGTGGTGGTGTACCATTAGCTATCATCACAATGGCCAGTTTGCTGGTGGGTAAATTAAGAGAAGATTGGGTTGCTGTGTGCAACTCTCCTGGTTTCTATCGTCGTAAGGGTAATCAGCAAGTAGATGATACTGAGTGGATATTGTCTCTTAGCTACTATGATCTGCCTTCTTATCTAAGGACCTGCTTACTGTATCTAAGTGTGTATCCAGAAGACTATGGGATTGAGAAAGATTCTTTAATATGGAAATGGATAGCTGAAGGTTTCGTGGAGAAGAAAACAGGAACCAGCTTGTTTCAACAGGGAGAGGAATACTTCAATCAGCTCATAAATAGAAGCATGATCCAGGCGGTCGAGTCAGAAATTTTGGGAGAGGTATATGGATGTCGTGTTCATGACATGGTGCTTGATCTCATCTGTGACTTGTCATATAAAGAAAACTTTGTGACTATCTCAAATGATGATGAAGGAACATTACCACATCAGAACAAGGTGCGCAG GTTCTACAATAGGGATACTGCCATCAGGCGTTTGCCAGTTAACGCAGTTGGTCTATCTACGTGGTGGGCGCTTCCATACGCGCGCGCCAGATGGGTCGTTCCTGAGGAAGGTGACATCACTGGAGGAGCTGTGTATACGTATTGA